The following proteins are co-located in the Nerophis lumbriciformis linkage group LG22, RoL_Nlum_v2.1, whole genome shotgun sequence genome:
- the LOC133615131 gene encoding myeloid-associated differentiation marker homolog has translation MTHIDVHSLTQPVGILRLMAIVLTCMTFSLVASVGYVPSPYWAWCMFTWCFCFFFTLLIVILEFTTFSTKLPFAWDDFTTAFAMLASLMCLAVAVIYPIFFTCGVCHRQIGASVVAWVCSGVYVGEVTLTRLRPSGEIRGFLSTLPGLLKMMEIFLACLIFTSLESSQYSGTPGLQWCVAVYSLCFILAMLIILLTVGQLTSRLPFFDKMVVAYDVLAAVMYMTAMVIWPLYSFPNNARPPNCGFLCSWDKLVMVTFMTILNFCVYTLDCVYSIWLLWSAASHT, from the coding sequence ATGACACACATTGACGTTCACTCCCTCACCCAGCCGGTGGGCATCCTGCGGTTGATGGCCATCGTCCTAACCTGTATGACTTTTAGCCTGGTGGCATCAGTGGGATACGTCCCTTCTCCGTACTGGGCATGGTGCATGTTCACCTGGTGCTTCTGCTTCTTCTTCACCCTCCTCATCGTCATTTTGGAGTTCACCACCTTCAGCACCAAGTTACCCTTTGCCTGGGATGACTTCACCACCGCCTTCGCAATGCTGGCGAGCCTCATGTGCCTGGCCGTCGCAGTCATTTACCCCATTTTTTTCACCTGCGGTGTATGTCACCGGCAGATCGGCGCCTCTGTGGTAGCGTGGGTGTGCTCCGGGGTGTACGTTGGCGAGGTGACTCTGACTCGGCTTCGTCCTAGTGGGGAAATCCGTGGCTTCCTCTCCACGTTGCCTGGTTTGTTGAAAATGATGGAGATTTTCCTGGCCTGTCTTATCTTCACGTCTCTGGAGAGCAGCCAGTACTCAGGCACCCCTGGACTGCAGTGGTGTGTGGCCGTGTACTCCTTGTGCTTCATCTTGGCCATGCTTATCATCCTGCTCACTGTCGGACAGCTCACCTCGCGGTTACCGTTCTTTGACAAGATGGTGGTCGCGTATGATGTTTTAGCAGCGGTGATGTACATGACAGCTATGGTGATCTGGCCTCTTTATAGCTTCCCAAACAACGCAAGACCCCCGAACTGTGGTTTCTTGTGTTCATGGGATAAACTGGTGATGGTCACCTTCATGACTATCCTCAACTTCTGTGTTTACACCTTGGACTGCGTCTACTCCATATGGCTTTTGTGGTCTGCAGCGAGTCACACTTAA